One window of Medicago truncatula cultivar Jemalong A17 chromosome 2, MtrunA17r5.0-ANR, whole genome shotgun sequence genomic DNA carries:
- the LOC120578159 gene encoding uncharacterized protein, with the protein MVIYIANTVENQGRRFWKCRNWQKARKCNLLIWDDELGPSTRPFVTVSATPSNASIEQPRKESSKAVVEEVKQGMSNVETRSEKCNCAETLQGMWDGKKEKMKMKLVQQKKKFDWLKLFVIVSWVFFVVCYAKK; encoded by the exons ATGGTGATCTACATTGCAAATACTGTAGAGAATCAGGGGCGTAGGTTTTGGAAGTGTCGCAATTGGCAG AAAGCAAGGAAATGTAACTTGTTGATTTGGGATGATGAACTTGGTCCTTCTACGAGACCTTTTGTTACAGTGTCAGCTACTCCATCAAATGCATCAATTGAGCAGCCAAGAAAAGAGTCGTCGAAAGCGGTGGTCGAAGAAGTTAAGCAGGGAATGTCAAATGTGGAGACTAGATCAGAGAAGTGTAACTGTGCAGAGACTTTGCAGGGAATGTGGGacgggaagaaagaaaaaatgaagatgaaattggtgcaacaaaagaagaaatttgacTGGTTGAAGTTGTTTGTTATAGTTAGCTGGGTGTTCTTTGTGGTATGTTATGCAAAGAAGTAG
- the LOC112419129 gene encoding uncharacterized protein, with protein sequence MRTNPLAPTQTQTVIEPTASIHTTVHTGRSSKTIVAPSAKVNTSVQAHPNTVNIVKPTAKVYTNVKTTDTSQTTVKPSVDVSTTVNTSTHSKTFVKPYTIVKTICEPVLKSVPPKPSVAPTQAPRQSKSEGKKHGLGKVRRSGRNVWRTNANKKGPGKNMDDPIHIVEDCNADAQKETDPPVKVVPEAKLGSYLGLLRKVDTIKYV encoded by the coding sequence ATGAGAACAAACCCACTTGCaccaacacaaacacaaactgTCATTGAACCAACTGCATCAATACACACCACAGTTCACACTGGTAGGAGCTCAAAAACAATTGTAGCACCATCTGCAAAAGTCAACACATCTGTACAAGCTCACCCAAACACAGTTAACATTGTTAAGCCTACTGCAAAGGTCTACACCAATGTTAAGACTACTGACACATCTCAAACAACTGTGAAACCATCTGTTGATGTGAGTACAACAGTAAACACATCAACACACTCAAAAACATTTGTTAAACCATATACCATTGTGAAAACTATTTGTGAACCTGTCCTAAAATCTGTTCCACCCAAACCATCTGTTGCACCAACACAAGCACCAAGACAATCAAAGTCAGAAGGTAAGAAGCATGGCTTAGGTAAAGTGAGGAGAAGTGGTAGGAATGTTTGGAGAACTAATGCTAACAAGAAGGGACCAGGAAAGAATATGGATGACCCAATTCATATAGTTGAAGATTGTAATGCTGATGCTCAGAAGGAGACTGATCCCCCTGTCAAAGTTGTCCCAGAGGCAAAGCTTGGATCATATTTAGGCCTCCTTAGAAAAGTTGACACcataaaatatgtttaa
- the LOC112419348 gene encoding uncharacterized protein, whose amino-acid sequence MGTISVDCHYGGCFSRDWLISYTGGEVKRFEGLDPDKFSFFELSGYVEEDLSIKNGTYRLWWMPHYEVNFRVVKVDADVSEMKEYALNVNKPVNLFVEHDVDEVSMLVDVPSCVTVINREVGQSSQVDVNGDGVEKEKVDKKGKGVLVCSDDEKSGSSEDESDGEYFDDSEHDRALGGDDGFEPDDITTMDVKPMVQKGPKIKEISMVDRQEDDNDPEWEREYESDELYSDDPDESESERGPRVDVFKMSQLTPAFKFKVGMDFKSIAEFRMAMREWNVLNGYQIKFVKNDKERCRVECKDKHKGCKYVAHCSKVANSHTYKIKTLGVDHTCGRSLDNSNANANWLTNIVVEKMRGSGEQKVKDIMKDLRRQYSVGVSFHTAWSARKRATEILDGDAKKQYSLLWRYATELKRVCNGNNLKLNVERTLITNQPRFSKFYFFFYGCKQGFLAGCRPFIGVDGCHLKTKFGCILLVAVGRDANDQYFPLAFGVVENETKETWRWFLTLLLEDIGNKRWVFISDQQKGLMSVFDEWSDRIEHRYCLRHLYANFKKKFGGGTLIRDLMMGAAKATYRQAWNVKMEELKKVDVKAWEWLVGHDPKLWCKHAFSYYPKCDVLMNNISEAFNATILLARDKPILTMAEWIRTYLMNRMSKLRNKLSNWQGDIMPMPRKRLNTEIQRSGNWIATWGIGDEFEVEMVGGGHRFTVNTANRTCSCNFWELVGIPCRHAVAAIGKRDGRPEDYVHECYSRKTYEACNNHNVSAINGQDMWPEVECEEMLPPTYKKGPGRPKKLRRREPGEASQTQGKYSRANTSYRCITCNKFGHNARGCKSQTVDPEAQKRKRKAPKPTTRQEENEGQSVQSYGQAEGTSQVQCEVVSQGEAEVEVGQA is encoded by the exons ATGGGTACTATTTCTGTTGATTGTCATTATGGAGGTTGTTTTAGTAGGGACTGGTTGATAAGTTATACAGGAGGGGAGGTAAAAAGGTTTGAAGGTTTAGACCCTGataagtttagtttttttgaattaagTGGGTATGTAGAAGAAGATTTGAGTATTAAAAATGGTACATATAGATTATGGTGGATGCCTCATTACGAAGTAAACTTTAGGGTTGTTAAGGTAGATGCTGATGTTAGTGAGATGAAGGAATATGCTTTGAATGTAAACAAGCCAGTTAACTTGTTTGTAGAACATGATGTTGATGAAGTTAGTATGTTGGTGGATGTTCCAAGCTGTGTTACTGTTATTAATAGGGAAGTTGGACAAAGTTCTCAGGTTGATGTAAATGGAGATGGAGTAGAGAAGGAAAAGGTAGATAAGAAAGGAAAAGGTGTGTTGGTGTGTTCTGATGATGAGAAGTCAGGGAGCAGTGAAGATGAGTCAGATGGTGAATATTTTGATGATAGTGAGCATGATAGAGCATTGGGGGGTGATGATGGGTTTGAACCAGATGATATAACTACAATGGATGTGAAACCAATGGTTCAAAAAGGTCCAAAAATCAAGGAAATATCAATGGTTGACAGACAAGAAGATGATAATGATCCTGAGTGGGAGAGAGAGTATGAAAGTGATGAGCTTTATTCAGATGACCCTGATGAGTCAGAATCTGAAAGGGGACCAAGAGTAGATGTGTTTAAGATGAGCCAACTAACACCAGCCTTTAAATTCAAAGTTGGTATGGACTTTAAGTCAATTGCAGAGTTCAGAATGGCCATGAGGGAGTGGAATGTATTAAATGGATATCAAATTAAGTTTGTGAAAAATGACAAGGAAAGGTGTAGGGTAGAGTGTAAGGATAAGCACAAGGGGTGCAAGTATGTGGCCCACTGCAGCAAAGTGGCTAACAGccatacatataaaataaagacattGGGTGTGGACCACACATGTGGTAGGTCACTAGATAACTCTAATGCCAATGCAAATTGGTTAACCAATATTGTTGTGGAAAAAATGAGGGGTAGTGGTGAACAAAAGGTCAAAGATATCATGAAAGATCTGAGGAGACAGTATTCTGTTGGGGTATCATTTCATACAGCTTGGAGTGCAAGGAAGAGGGCCACTGAAATATTAGATGGTGATGCAAAGAAACAATACAGTTTACTGTGGAGGTATGCAACTGAGTTAAAGAGGGTGTGTAATGGGAATAATCTCAAGCTTAATGTTGAGAGAACCTTGATAACAAATCAACCAAGATTTAGcaagttttacttttttttttatggttgcAAGCAAGGTTTTTTGGCTGGCTGTAGGCCATTTATTGGAGTGGATGGGTGTCACTTGAAAACTAAGTTTGGATGTATATTATTAGTTGCTGTTGGAAGAGATGCAAATGACCAATATTTCCCATTAGCATTTGGAGTTGTTGAGAATGAAACCAAAGAGACGTGGAGGTGGTTTTTAACTTTACTGCTTGAAGATATTGGAAACAAAAGATGGGTGTTTATTTCAGATCAACAAAAG GGATTGATGAGTGTGTTTGATGAATGGTCTGATAGAATTGAACATAGGTACTGTCTTAGGCATCTATATGCcaatttcaagaaaaaatttGGAGGAGGAACATTGATAAGGGATTTGATGATGGGTGCAGCAAAGGCTACATATAGACAAG CTTGGAATGTTAAGATGGAAGAGCTGAAAAAGGTGGATGTGAAAGCATGGGAGTGGCTAGTGGGACATGATCCTAAATTATGGTGTAAGCATGCATTTTCATATTATCCTAAGTGTGATGTATTAATGAATAACATTTCAGAGGCTTTTAATGCTACTATATTATTAGCTAGAGATAAGCCAATCCTCACAATGGCAGAGTGGATTAGAACATACCTCATGAATAGGATGTCAAAACTTAGGAATAAGTTAAGTAACTGGCAAGGTGATATCATGCCTATGCCAAGGAAAAGATTGAACACTGAGATTCAAAGATCTGGAAACTGGATAGCAACTTGGGGAATAGGTGATGAGTTTGAGGTTGAAATGGTGGGTGGTGGACATAGGTTTACTGTAAACACTGCAAATAGGACATGTAGTTGTAATTTTTGGGAGTTGGTAGGTATACCTTGTAGGCATGCAGTTGCAGCCATAGGTAAGAGAGATGGAAGGCCAGAAGACTATGTCCATGAGTGTTATTCTAGAAAGACATATGAAGCATGTAACAACCATAATGTGAGTGCCATTAATGGACAAGATATGTGGCCTGAGGTGGAATGTGAGGAGATGCTTCCACCAACTTATAAAAAAGGGCCTGGGAGACCAAAGAAGCTTAGGAGGAGGGAGCCTGGTGAGGCTAGTCAAACACAAGGCAAGTATAGCAGAGCAAACACAAGCTACAGATGCATAACTTGTAACAAATTTGGGCACAATGCAAGAGGATGCAAGAGTCAAACAGTTGACCCTGAAGCACAAAAGAGGAAG AGGAAAGCACCTAAACCAACAACAAGGCAAGAGGAGAATGAAGGGCAATCAGTACAAAGTTATGGGCAAGCAGAGGGCACAAGCCAGGTTCAATGTGAAGTTGTCAGTCAAGGTGAAGCAGAAGTTGAAGTTGGTCAAGCATAA